In the Arachis ipaensis cultivar K30076 chromosome B10, Araip1.1, whole genome shotgun sequence genome, one interval contains:
- the LOC107624353 gene encoding iron-sulfur cluster assembly protein 1 codes for MLRVAAKRLFATPVPSQAVRVLRRFYHERVVDHYNNPRNVGSFDKNDPTVGTGLVGAPACGDVMKLQIKVDEKTGKIVDARFKTFGCGSAIASSSVATEWVKGKRMEEVLSIKNTEIAKHLSLPPVKLHCSMLAEDAIKAAVKDYEAKCAKTNGEETTTIEKVATT; via the exons atgctGAGGGTCGCCGCAAAGAGGTTATTCGCGACGCCGGTGCCGTCGCAGGCGGTTAGGGTTCTGCGGCGATTTTACCACGAGAGGGTGGTAGATCACTACAACAACCCACGGAACGTTGGTTCCTTCGACAAGAATGACCCCACCGTGGGAACAGGTCTGGTTGGAGCACCAGCGTGTGGTGACGTCATGAAGCTGCAGATTAAGGTTGACGAGAAGACTGGCAAGATTGTTGATGCTCGCTTCAAGACCTTTGGCTGTGGCTCTGCCATTGCTTCTTCCTCTGTTG CTACTGAATGGGTAAAGGGAAAGCGTATGGAGGAAGTTTTGTCCATTAAGAACAC CGAAATTGCAAAGCATCTTTCACTTCCGCCAGTTAAGCTTCACTGCAGCATGCTTGCTGAAGATGCGATTAAAGCAGCTGTCAAAGACTATGAAGCTAAGTGCGCTAAGACAAACGGAGAGGAAACAACAACCATAGAGAAGGTTGCCACAACTTGA